The Thiosulfativibrio zosterae genome has a window encoding:
- a CDS encoding beta strand repeat-containing protein: MAITAAQRLDIIKATVSVFGIAPAGYMTALTSIYEAVGGNLTAFTTALTNTAAYQSASFYPSYLTNAEVATKMAAAFALSDTTTPAGQAAYDYFLANLNAGASAGSLFAAAQQFLDTTTDTAFATAKATLANKAAVAEYYTVTQAATGTDLGVLASVVSGVTSTTDVSTAAAMAAVISTTAGAASGQTFTLTTGADNITGTANNDTFSGLSQATAAAATDTLTAADIIDGGAGIDTLNITTTAANTDVTDGAQITNIEVVNIRAATAGTTSTLDASSIAGLTGVNANAGAGAVTVTNLATGASMTVTGNGTVTNGAITFGYATGTDAVTLNVAGGTKVGTTVSNTGTATTATINSTGAANILGTVDIANATLTSVTINATTNLKADLLSQATDQVGTDGAVTISGAATTVELTAALDNTIKTIDASGLTAGGVKATLGTGTEDYKGGAGVDTITLAAGVKTATFGAGNDVVTTTSNAGLAGTAAGVVNGGEGTDTLVVAHANDVDTSAERAVFTSFETLNNATTGAIAADGFTGVTSLISSGIQGGFTAMNATQAAAITNTAVQAGGTTYALTTATGTSDVLSIETKHATATTAADLAALTVNGFETMNVTVSSGNVDETNAEATVVSFAAATDLTSLNIAGAFAANVILDNTSKAVTVANTLSGTAAMKVEGELIKGSSVTTTANGDTIETALAAIAGVQGEFVSYNAGAGDDAISTSLTAINNTNNALASLKIEGGEGTDTLSFDTADATFADAQFQYVTGVEKVTLTNITSLSVTSGGFFDNNFKASGVTLTTGTTANGATQTIDLSSFTGAATIVATTAGDGASTADNSSITTGSGADTVTLTATSWVGAAGAAGAINVVTGGGNDTISVTTGTLLAVTGTNAVTINAGTGADTITAVHDNAGSGLGNFTFVIADGDSLAASRDKITGFDLGTAAKFADTLDLNGTPTVTANTAGTNGTDSGSIKSHAITSGIITFDDVDTFATALTVNESNLSTVLTYLATNITTAGDTVAFAYDSNSDGTTDATIVFQQGTNDTVVELVGVVATSISATNATTAGLIDLA, from the coding sequence ACTAGATATCATTAAAGCAACGGTATCAGTTTTCGGAATCGCACCAGCGGGATACATGACCGCATTGACTTCAATTTATGAAGCCGTTGGTGGTAACTTAACAGCGTTCACAACCGCTTTAACTAACACGGCTGCTTATCAGTCAGCTTCTTTCTATCCTTCATACTTAACAAATGCAGAAGTTGCTACTAAAATGGCAGCTGCGTTTGCATTAAGTGATACAACAACTCCAGCGGGTCAAGCAGCTTATGACTACTTCTTGGCTAATCTAAATGCTGGTGCTTCTGCAGGTTCTTTATTTGCAGCAGCTCAACAGTTTCTTGACACAACAACTGACACAGCTTTCGCAACTGCAAAAGCAACTTTAGCCAACAAAGCAGCTGTTGCAGAATACTACACAGTAACTCAAGCAGCTACTGGTACTGATTTAGGTGTTTTAGCTTCTGTTGTTTCTGGTGTAACTTCAACAACTGATGTTTCAACTGCCGCTGCAATGGCAGCTGTAATTTCTACAACTGCTGGTGCTGCTTCTGGTCAGACTTTCACGCTTACTACAGGTGCGGACAACATAACTGGTACAGCAAACAACGATACATTCTCAGGTTTGTCTCAAGCAACTGCTGCTGCTGCTACTGACACTTTAACTGCCGCTGATATTATTGATGGTGGTGCAGGTATAGACACATTAAACATCACAACAACGGCTGCTAATACTGACGTAACTGATGGTGCCCAAATAACTAATATTGAAGTTGTTAATATCCGTGCAGCAACAGCTGGTACGACGTCTACATTAGATGCTTCTTCAATTGCTGGATTAACTGGTGTTAATGCAAATGCTGGTGCTGGTGCTGTAACAGTAACTAACCTAGCTACTGGTGCATCAATGACAGTAACTGGTAATGGTACAGTAACAAACGGTGCTATTACATTTGGTTATGCAACTGGTACTGATGCAGTGACTCTAAATGTAGCAGGTGGAACTAAAGTAGGAACCACAGTGTCTAATACAGGGACTGCAACAACAGCAACAATTAATTCTACTGGTGCTGCAAATATCCTGGGTACAGTTGATATTGCAAACGCAACATTAACATCAGTAACAATTAATGCAACAACAAATCTTAAGGCTGATTTATTGTCTCAGGCTACAGACCAAGTAGGTACTGACGGTGCAGTTACAATTTCAGGTGCGGCAACCACGGTTGAATTGACTGCGGCTTTGGACAATACGATTAAGACAATTGATGCATCTGGTTTAACAGCGGGTGGTGTTAAAGCAACCTTAGGAACTGGTACTGAAGATTATAAAGGTGGTGCTGGTGTAGATACCATTACATTGGCTGCTGGCGTGAAAACTGCCACTTTCGGCGCAGGAAATGATGTTGTTACAACAACAAGCAATGCTGGATTAGCTGGAACGGCTGCTGGTGTTGTTAATGGTGGTGAAGGAACTGATACTTTAGTCGTAGCTCACGCAAACGATGTGGATACTTCAGCTGAAAGAGCTGTTTTTACAAGCTTTGAAACATTAAATAATGCTACTACGGGTGCGATTGCTGCAGATGGTTTTACAGGAGTAACTTCATTGATTTCAAGTGGTATTCAGGGTGGTTTTACTGCAATGAATGCTACACAAGCAGCAGCAATTACAAACACGGCTGTTCAAGCTGGTGGTACAACTTATGCTTTAACAACAGCAACAGGTACTTCTGATGTTCTAAGTATTGAAACTAAACATGCAACTGCTACAACAGCAGCTGATTTAGCAGCTTTAACTGTAAATGGTTTTGAAACTATGAATGTAACTGTTTCTTCTGGTAATGTTGATGAGACAAATGCTGAAGCGACAGTAGTTAGTTTTGCAGCGGCAACTGATTTAACTTCTTTAAATATTGCTGGTGCATTTGCGGCAAATGTCATCCTTGATAACACATCCAAGGCTGTAACTGTAGCAAATACACTTTCAGGTACAGCAGCTATGAAAGTTGAAGGTGAATTGATTAAAGGTTCTTCTGTAACAACAACTGCAAACGGTGACACAATCGAAACTGCTCTTGCAGCCATTGCTGGTGTTCAAGGTGAGTTTGTCAGCTACAATGCAGGTGCTGGAGATGATGCAATTTCAACAAGCTTGACGGCGATTAATAACACAAACAATGCGTTAGCCTCTTTAAAAATTGAGGGTGGTGAAGGCACTGATACATTATCATTTGATACAGCTGATGCTACATTTGCTGACGCTCAGTTTCAGTACGTTACAGGTGTAGAGAAAGTAACTTTGACTAACATTACATCGTTATCTGTAACATCTGGTGGTTTCTTTGATAACAACTTCAAAGCTTCTGGTGTGACTTTGACAACTGGTACAACTGCAAACGGTGCAACCCAAACTATCGATTTATCTTCATTTACTGGTGCTGCAACAATAGTTGCAACTACTGCTGGTGATGGTGCATCAACTGCTGATAATTCATCAATTACAACAGGCTCAGGGGCTGACACAGTTACTTTGACGGCAACTTCATGGGTTGGTGCGGCTGGTGCGGCTGGTGCAATTAATGTTGTAACGGGTGGTGGTAATGATACGATTTCAGTTACTACTGGAACATTACTAGCTGTTACAGGTACAAATGCAGTTACGATTAACGCTGGTACTGGTGCAGATACAATTACTGCTGTTCATGATAATGCGGGTTCAGGTTTAGGTAATTTCACTTTTGTAATCGCTGATGGAGATTCATTGGCTGCATCACGTGATAAAATTACTGGTTTTGATTTAGGTACTGCTGCTAAATTTGCTGATACATTGGATTTAAATGGCACTCCTACTGTTACAGCTAACACGGCTGGTACAAATGGTACGGATAGCGGTTCAATTAAATCTCATGCTATAACAAGTGGTATTATCACTTTTGATGATGTTGATACTTTTGCAACTGCACTTACAGTAAATGAATCTAATTTATCAACTGTCTTGACTTATTTAGCAACAAATATCACTACAGCTGGCGATACAGTTGCATTTGCTTATGACAGTAATAGTGACGGTA